The proteins below are encoded in one region of uncultured Eubacteriales bacterium:
- a CDS encoding BadF/BadG/BcrA/BcrD ATPase family protein, which produces MVKPLLVGIDGGGTKTRVMARRVGEFRPLLDRAYPESNYQSIGMSAVTRVLGLILDDLRPFFPPDHREVSLAMGMAGIDRESDVELYLAALRELGYEGRAVACNDARIALMGAHGGDVGAIVICGTGSIATGLTADGRELRAGGWGALAGDEGSGYRLGIEGISAVFRAYDGSGAETGLTRQLLALYGKTTVPDLLDVLDGGDGLPVRAVAAAARPVLELSETDGVCREIVRRQAAALAGVAGALASRMGRPDFPLALMGGLLRNVPGYADLFLTNLKSAYPDINITSPQGDAAQGALLLAERLYGQGRWKGTDL; this is translated from the coding sequence ATGGTGAAACCACTACTGGTGGGGATCGACGGCGGGGGGACCAAGACCAGGGTGATGGCCCGCCGGGTCGGTGAGTTCAGACCGCTCCTGGACCGGGCCTACCCTGAGAGCAACTACCAGAGCATCGGTATGAGTGCCGTGACACGGGTTCTCGGCCTGATACTGGACGATTTGAGACCTTTTTTTCCGCCGGACCACAGAGAAGTCTCACTAGCCATGGGGATGGCGGGCATCGACCGGGAGAGCGACGTGGAGCTCTATCTCGCCGCCCTGCGGGAGCTGGGCTACGAGGGGCGGGCTGTCGCCTGCAACGACGCCCGCATCGCCCTGATGGGGGCCCACGGCGGCGATGTGGGAGCCATTGTGATCTGCGGCACCGGCTCCATCGCCACCGGCCTCACGGCGGATGGAAGAGAGCTCCGAGCCGGAGGCTGGGGCGCCTTGGCGGGCGACGAGGGCAGCGGATACCGTCTGGGTATCGAGGGCATCTCGGCGGTGTTTCGCGCCTACGACGGGAGCGGAGCTGAGACCGGGCTGACCCGGCAGCTCCTCGCCCTCTACGGAAAGACCACGGTCCCCGACCTGCTGGATGTGCTTGACGGCGGGGACGGCTTGCCCGTCCGCGCCGTTGCCGCCGCGGCCCGGCCCGTGCTGGAGCTCTCAGAGACCGATGGCGTCTGCCGGGAGATCGTCCGTCGGCAGGCCGCGGCTTTGGCTGGGGTGGCGGGCGCTCTCGCCTCCCGGATGGGCCGGCCGGATTTTCCGCTGGCCCTGATGGGGGGACTGCTGCGAAACGTCCCCGGCTATGCTGACCTCTTTTTAACAAATTTAAAATCGGCATACCCCGATATCAATATCACCTCTCCCCAGGGAGACGCGGCCCAGGGCGCATTGCTGCTGGCGGAGCGCCTTTACGGACAGGGGCGCTGGAA
- a CDS encoding putative RDD domain containing protein (Evidence 3 : Function proposed based on presence of conserved amino acid motif, structural feature or limited homology), producing the protein MREFLQHLFTRERTARIWAGLIDLGILAVLLALCALLTGQPDFKGVADSFRAVSAFTGDTAGLQKLVTASALQFQGAFVLCLWTAFLYEVFFTLLPGGGTPGKRLMGLRLVPVKNGRNYLLTAWKVVVRSGVKYLSLYLFQGFPFLMSVLYIFADEQNRAGHDRAARLKVVRRSAVSEPLVKPV; encoded by the coding sequence ATGAGAGAGTTTTTGCAGCATCTTTTCACCCGTGAACGCACCGCGCGTATTTGGGCCGGACTCATAGACCTGGGGATCCTGGCCGTGCTTTTGGCCCTGTGCGCGCTCCTGACCGGGCAGCCAGACTTCAAGGGAGTGGCCGACTCGTTCCGTGCCGTCTCCGCCTTTACCGGCGATACCGCTGGGCTACAGAAGCTGGTCACCGCGAGTGCGCTCCAGTTTCAAGGGGCCTTTGTCCTCTGCCTCTGGACGGCCTTCCTGTACGAGGTTTTCTTTACACTCCTGCCAGGGGGCGGAACGCCGGGCAAGCGGCTGATGGGGTTGAGGCTTGTACCCGTCAAAAACGGGAGGAACTACCTCCTGACCGCATGGAAGGTTGTTGTCAGGAGCGGCGTGAAGTATTTGTCACTCTACCTCTTTCAGGGGTTCCCCTTTCTCATGTCCGTCCTCTACATCTTCGCCGACGAGCAGAACCGGGCTGGGCATGACCGAGCCGCCCGTTTGAAGGTGGTGCGGCGTTCCGCGGTCTCCGAGCCGCTGGTAAAACCGGTCTAG